The genome window GAAAGCGGATCAACCTCGATCACGACTCGACCGTCACCCCCTCGGAAAGCAACGATGCAAACAGGGCTGTCGACGAGGTGCGGCAGAACTGCGCCGCCGCGGGCGCGGGTTTCACGCTCCCTGCGGACTGATGGTCTCCTGACGGCGCAAAGTGCTCGCAGTTCTGAGCCCTGCAGGTCGGAGAGCACGCTGGAGGCACGCGTTCACGCGATCGCCGAGCGGCTCGGGCTATCGCTTCCGGGAACAACCCACCCGGATATATAGTTAACGCATATAAATCATCAGCGCGCCGACGCGCTTCCCGTCCCGGCGTGCACCCTCCGCCTGGGCCGGCGACCCACGACACACGACACGAAACGCACGAAGGACTCTCTTGGCCCGCACCGGCATCTTCAGCAAGGATCACCCGCACTATCGCTGGGTGGCGCTCTCCAACACCACCCTCGGCATGCTCATGGCGACGATCAACTCCTCGATCGTCATCATCTCGCTGCCCGCCATCTTCACCGGCGTCAAGCTGAACCCGCTCGAGCCGGGCAACGTCTCGTACCTGCTCTGGATGCTGATGGGCTACATGCTCGTCACCGCCGTCCTCGTCGTGATGTTCGGGCGCATGGGCGACCAGTACGGCCGGGTGCGGATCTACAACCTCGGCTTCGTGATCTTCACGGTCGCGGCCATCGCGCTCTGCCTCGACCCGTTCTCGGGCGGACCCGGCGCCATGTGGCTGATCGCGTGGCGGTTCGTCCAGGGCGTCGGCGGCGCCATGCTGTTCGCCAACTCGACCGCGATCCTGACCGACGCGTTCCCGGCCAACAAGCGCGGGTTCGCACTCGGCCTCAACCAGGTCGCCGCGATCGCCGGCTCCTTCATCGGCCTCATCCTCGGCGGCGTGCTCGCCGAGATCGACTGGCGCGCGGTGTTCTTCGTGTCCGTCCCGTTCGGGATCATCGGCACCATCTGGTCGTACAAGTCGCTGCACGAGGTCGGCCAGAAGAACCCCGGCAGGATCGACTGGCTCGGCAACGTCACCTTCGCGATCGGCCTGATCGCCCTCCTCACCGGCATCACCTACGGCATCCAGCCGTACGGCGGCAGCTCGCAGGGCTGGGGCAACCCGTGGGTGCTCGGCGCGATCATCGGCGGCATCCTGCTGCTGATCGCGTTCGTGGTCATCGAACTGAAGGTGCCGTCGCCGATGTTCGACATGCGGCTATTCAAGATCCGCGCGTTCTCGTCGGGCATCTTCGCGGGCTTCCTCGCGGCGATCGGGCGAGGCGGTCTCCAGTTCATGCTCATCATCTGGCTGCAGGGGATCTGGCTGCCGCTGCACGGCTACAGCTACGAGTCCACGCCGCTCTGGGCCGGCATCTACATGCTCCCGATCACCATCGGCTTCCTCATCGCCGGGCCGATCTCCGGCGCGCTGTCCGACCGGTTCGGGTCGCGGGCGTTCGCGACCGTCGGACTCGTGCTGGTCGCGGCGACCTTCGTCGGCCTGCTGCTCATCCCGGTGAACTTCGAGTACTGGCAGTTCGCACTGCTGACCGGCCTGAACGGCATCGGCTCCGGCCTGTTCTCGTCGCCGAACCGCACGGCGATCATGAACAGCGTGCCGGCGAACGAGCGCGGCTCGGCCTCCGGGATGGCGGGCGTCGCCCTCAACGCGGGAAGCTCGCTCTCCATCGGCATCTTCTTCTCGCTGATGATCGCGGGCCTCTCGGTCGCGCTGCCGACGGCGCTGACCACCGGGCTCACCTCGCACGGCGTGCCGCAGAACGTGGCGGCGCAGATCGGCGCGACCCCGCCGGTCGGCAGCCTGTTCGCGGCGTTCCTCGGCTACAACCCGATCGCGAGCCTGCTCGGGCCGACCGGCCTGCTGCAGTCCCCGCACGTGGACGCGGCGACGCTGACGGGCAAGGAGTTCTTCCCGCAGCTCATCTCCGGACCGTTCCACGACGGCCTGGTGGTGGTGTTCATCGCCGCCGCGGTCATGTCGATCATCGGCGCGATCGCCTCGTTCCTCGGCGGATCGAAGTATGTTCATGAGGAGGCCGTCGCAGCCGCGCGGCCGGCCCTTGTGGAAGGCGAGGAAGTCGGTGCAGGGCGAGCGTGACCATTCCGGACGGCCGACGACCGGTGACGACGATGTCCCCGGCCGCCTGGCCCTGGCCGTCGGGCGGCTGAACCGCCGCATCCGCTCGGCAACGGGAGGCCTCAGCCACGGCCAGCTCTCGGCGCTCTCCACGATCGTGCGCCGCGGGCCGCTGCGGCCGAGCGAGATCGCCGCGATCGAGATCGTGGCGGCGCCGACGATCACCCGCGTGGTCTCCGACCTGGAGGCGCGAGGACTCGTCGAGCGCAGCCCCGACCCGGCGGACGGCCGCTCGTTCTTCGTCTCCGGCACGCAGGCCGGCAACGACCTGCTGCTCGCGGCCCGCTCGGACCGCGCGCGCGCCGTGGCCGCGATCCTCGCCGAACTGTCCCCCGAGGACCTGGCGGCCGTCCAGGCGGCCCTCCCCGCCCTCGAGCAGGCCGCCCAAACCCACCCCGCCGTCGAGACGTGAGCAATCGCGGAAATCCCGGCCCGGATTTCCGCGATTACTCACCTCTCGTTGCGCGGTTGGCGGGGGCGGCGGGCGGCGATGACGGGGTGGGCGCCGGTGTAGCCTTCGCGGGATTGGGCGATGGCCAGGATGCGGGAGCGCTGGGCGTACCAGCCGAGGATGAGCAGGGGGATGATGATGACCAGCGAGGCGACCGTGTAGGTGCCCGTCGGGTAGTCGAACGCCATCAGCACGATCACGGTCGCCAGGAACGCGAGCGTCAGATACGCGGTGAACGGCGCCCCGAACAGCCGGAACGACGGCCGCGCCAGCTTGCCCTGCAGCGCCCAGCGGCGCAGCTGCATCTGGCAGAGGATGATCATCGCCCAGCTCGTGACGATGCCGAGGGAGGCCACGTTCAGCACGATGTTGAACGCCTCCGCGGGCACGATCAGGTTGAGGAAGACGCCGAGGACGCCGATGCACGCGGTCAGGAGGATGCCGCCGTACGGCACGCCGCGCGCGTTCATCCGGGCGGTGAAAGCCGGGGCCGCGCCGGTCTGCGCCATCGAGTGCAGGATGCGGCCGGTCGAGTACATGCCGGCATTGAGGCTGGAGAGCGCCGCGGTGAGCACGACGAAGTTCATCACCGAGCCGACGATTGCGCTGAGCTGCGGGCCGCCGAGGTGGCTGAAGAAGGTGACGAACGGGCTCTCGCTCCCGCTGTAGACGCTCGCCGGGAGCAGCAGCGCGAGCAGCAGCACCGAACCGCAGTAGAACACCGCGATGCGGAACACCACGCTGTTGATCGCACGCGGCATGATCTTCTCCGGGTTCTCGGTCTCGCCGGCCGCGATACCGACCAGCTCGACGCCCGCGTAGGCGAAGACCACGCCCTGCACGAGCACGATCGCCATCCCGATCGTGGCGACGCCGTGCGGGAGCAGCCAGCCGTTCTGCGCGAGCATCGCGAGCCCGGTCGGACCCTGATCGGTCGGCCAGCCGGCCGAGAGCACGACGATGCCGACGACGAGGAACGCCACCAGGGCGCCCACCTTGATGATCGCGAACCAGAACTCCATCTCGCCGAACACCTTCACCGAGATCAGGTTGAGGCTCACGACCACCACCAGCGCGATCAGCGCGAGCAGCCACTGCGGGACCGAGGAGAACAGCTGCCAGTACTTCACGTAGAGCGCGACCGCGGTGGAGTCCACGATCGCGGTCATCGCCCAGTTGAGGAAGTACATCCAGCCGGCGACGTAGGCCATCTTCTCGCCGTAGAACTCGCGCGCATACGAGACGAAGGACCCCGACGACGGCCGGTGCAGCACGAGCTCGCCGAGCGCGCGCAGCACCAGGAAGGCGAAGAACCCGCAGACGGCGTAGACGAGCACGAGGAGCGGGCCGCCCTGCTGGAGCCGGCCGCCCGCGCCGAGGAAGAGGCCGGTGCCGATCGCGCCGCCGATGGCGATCATCTGGAGCTGCCGCGACGACAGTGCCTTGTGGTAGCCCTCCTGCTCGCTGGAGAAGTCCTGCACCGCCTGCGAGAGGTCGCCCAGGTGCTCGCGGCGGTTCTCCAGATCGTCGGCGGGGTCGTGCTGTGGTGTGCTCATCGGGGCCTCCCGTGGTCCGGCGTACCACAGTACCCGGTGTCCGCGGGGCGGTCCGGCGTCAGGCGACGGCGAGGAGGGCGGCGGCGACCACCGCGAGGACGAGCCCGACCCACTGCACGGGGGCGATCCGCTCCCGGAGGACGACCGCCGCCAGCACGATCGTGCCCGCGGGATACAGCGCCACGAGCACCGACATCGTCGTGAGGTCGCCCGCCCGCAGGCCGAGCAGGATGAGCACGTTGGCCGAGGCGTCCAGGAGGCCGGAGCCGAGCGCGAGCAGGGCGCCCCGGCGGGGGAGCCGCCTGGTCGCGCCGCGGAGCGCCAGGACGCCGACGATCGTCCACATGATCGCCGCGTTGACGGTGCGGTTCGCGACCAGGGGGACGAGCCCGGAGTCGGCGGGCGTCTGGTCCAGGAGGATGAGGAAGACGCCGATGAGCGCGCCGGCGGCGACCGCCATCCCGAGCGCCCGCGCGCTGGGCCGGACCGCCCCGCGCTCCGGCACGAAGCCGACCAGGACGACGGCGACCAGCGCCAGTCCGAGCGCGACGTAGCCGATGGGGGCGAACCGGTCGCCGCCGACGAGTCCCCAGACCATCGGCACGAGCGCCGAGACGAGCGCGGTCAGCGGGGACAGGATGCTCATCGGGCCGATGGCGAGGCACGCGTAGAGCAGCGCGACCGCGAGGGAGCCCACCGCTCCGGAGACCGCGCCCCAGCCGACCGCCGAGGCGGACCACACGCCGCCGACGAACGGCAGCGCCAGCAGCAGCAGGGCCAGGCCGCCGACGGCGCCGAGCGCGGTGGTGCGCAGCGGCCCGATCGCGCGCGCGGCGACACCTCCGACGAAGTCGGCCGAGCCGTAGACGAGAGCGCTGAGCAGGCCGAGGATCGCGGCCGGCATCAGCCGAGGGCCGAGCGGTCGACGCGGAGCATCCGGGCGCCGGGGGCCGGCGTGCTGTGCGTCCGCATGGGGCGATCGTAGCGGAGGCCGGCGTCCTCCACAGGCCGCTGCCCGGGGATGTTCTCCACGGTTTCCCGGTCCGGGCTCCGCGGTCGGCGGCGGTCGTTACGATCGAGGGATGAGCTGGAACACGTGGGAGCCCGACGACCGGGAGGCGCCGCCCTTCGACGAGCCGCCGTTCGACGTCGAGCCCCCGCTGCCGGACTTCGGCGAGGATCCGTACGCGGACGTGCCGCTCCCCGATGGGCCGTCGGCGGCTCCCTCGGACGGTCCGTCCGCCGCCGCACCGCGGACCCCGCGGGCGACCCCGCCCCGGTTCGCCTCGCCCGCCGAGGCGCTGCGCACGGTGTTCGGCTACGACTCCTTCCGCGGGCAGCAGGCCGCCATCATCGACCGCGTCGTCGCGGGCGGCGACGCCGTCGTGCTGATGCCGACCGGCGGCGGCAAGTCGCTCTGCTACCAGATCCCATCGCTGGTCCGTGAGGGCACCGGCGTCGTCGTCTCCCCGCTCATCGCCCTCATGCAGGACCAGGTCGACGCCCTCACCGCCGTCGGCGTGCGCGCGGCCTTCCTCAACTCCACGCAGGACGCCGGCCAGCGCGCCGCGGTCGAGCGCGACTACCTCGCCGGCGAGCTCGACATCCTCTACGTCGCCCCGGAGCGGCTGTCGAGCGAGGCCACCAAGCGCTTCCTGGAGCGCGGCCGCGTCGCGCTGTTCGCGATCGACGAGGCGCACTGCGTCTCGCAGTGGGGCCACGACTTCCGCCCGGACTACCTGGCCCTCTCCGAGCTGGCGGACCGCTGGCCCGACGTGCCGCGCATCGCGCTCACCGCGACGGCGACCGAGGCGACCCACCGCGAGCTCACCGAGCGGCTGCGCCTGCAGGACGCCGAGCACTTCGTCTCCGACTTCGACCGGCCCAACATCCAGTACCGGATCGTGCCGAAGGTGGAGGTCCGCAAGCAGCTCCTCGACTTCATCACCGGCGAGCACCCGGGCGAGGCCGGCATCGTCTACGCGCTCTCCCGCAACTCGGTGGAGCGCACGGCCGAATTCCTGTCCGGCCGCGGTCTCACCGCCCTCCCCTATCACGCGGGTCTCGACGCCCAGACGCGGGCACGCACCCAGGCGCGCTTCCTGCGCGAGGACGGCGTGATCGTCGTCGCGACCATCGCCTTCGGCATGGGCATCGACAAGCCGGACGTGCGGTTCGTCGCCCACATCGACCTCCCCAAGTCGGTCGAGGGCTACTACCAAGAGACCGGCCGCGCGGGCCGCGACGGCCTCCCGTCGACCACCTGGCTGGCGTACGGGCTGCAGGACGTCGTTCAGCAGCGCCGCATGATCGACGAGTCGCCCGGCGACCTCGCGCACCGCCGCCGCCTCACCCAGCACCTGGACGCCATGCTCGCGCTGTGCGAGACCGTGCAGTGCCGCCGGGTGAACCTGCTCAACTACTTCGGCCAGCGCGCGACGCCCTGCGGCAACTGCGACACCTGCCTCACCCCGCCGGAGACCTGGGACGGCACCGTCCCCGCCCAGAAGCTCCTCTCCACGGTCGTCCGCCTGCAGCGCGAGCGCAACCAGCGCTTCGGCGCCGGCCACCTCATCGACATCCTCCGCGCCAAGCGCACCCCGCGCGTCGAGCAGTACGGCCACGACCGGCTGTCCACCTGGGGCATCGGGGAGGACCTCGGCGAGAGCCAGTGGCGCGGCGTCGTCCGCCAGCTCATCGCGCAGGAGCTGCTGAAGCCCGAGGGCGAGTACGGCGTGCTCACCCTGACGCCCGCGAGCGCCGAGGTGCTGTCCGGGGGCAGGGAGGTCGTCCTGCGCCGCGAGCCCGAGCGGGCGGCGCGCTCCTCCCGCGGCGGCCGTTCCGTCGCCGCGGCCGACCTCGCGCCGGCCGACGCCGGCCTGTTCGAGGCGCTGCGCGCGTGGCGCGCGGGCGAGGCGAAGACGCAGGGCGTCCCGGCCTACATCGTCTTCGGCGACGCCACCCTCCGCGCGGTCGCCGCCGCCCGCCCGACATCGCTGGCCGAACTCGACGGCATCAGCGGCATCGGCGCGAAGAAGAAGGAGACCTACGGGGAGGCACTGCTGGAGGTGGTGGCGGGGGAGGGGTAGGGCCGACCGTCAGTCCGGCGCGTCCGCGTCGTTCTCGCACACTCACGGCAAAAACCAAGCGGTAGTCGGTTTATGATCGGAACCGTCAACCCGTGACGCCCGAAGGAGTGCGAATGACCGACACGACCACCGACCCGATCGCCGACGACACCCTCCCCGTCGACCCCGCCTTCCGCGACGCGAGCCTTCCGCTCGACGAACGCGTGGAGAACCTGCTCGGTCAGATGACCCTCGAGGAGAAGGCCGGGCTCTTCTTCCAGACCATGATCACCATCGGTGAGGGCGGCACGGTCGCCGGGCCGATCCCGCAGTTCGGCATCGCCGACAGCGCCGAGATGATCCGCGACCGGCACATGTCGCACTTCAACGTCTTCGGCGCCGCCAGCTCGGCCGCCGAGATGGCCGAGTGGCACAACCGCATCCAGGAGGTCGCCGCCGGCACCCGGCTCGGCATCCCGGTCACGCTCTCCACCGACCCGCGGCACTCGTTCAGCGACAACCCGGGGGCCGCGATCATGGCCGGCCCGTTCTCGCAGTGGCCGGAGACCCTCGGCCTCGCGGCGATCGGCGACGAGGAGCTGGTCGAAAAGTTCGCCGACATCGCCCGCCAGGAGTACACCGCGGTCGGCATCCGCGTCGCCCTGCACCCGCAGATCGACCTCGCCACCGAGCCGCGCTGGGCGCGCCAGGTCGCCACCTTCGGCGAGGACCCCGACCTCACCTCGCGGCTCGGCGCCGCCTACATCCGCGGCTTCCAGGGCGCCGAGCTCGGCCCGACTCCGTCGCGACGATGACCAAGCACTTCCCGGGCGGCGGCCCGCAGAAGGACGGCGAGGACCCGCACTTCCCGTACGGCCGCGAGCAGATCTACCCGGGCGGCGAGTTCGAGACGCACCTCAAGCCGTTCGAGGCCGCGTTCGAAGCCGGGACGAGCCAGATCATGCCGTACTACGGGATGCCGGTCGGCACCGAGTACGAGGAGGTCGGCTTCGGCTTCAACAAGTCCGTCGTCACCGGCCTGCTGCGCGAGCGCTACGGCTTCGACGGCATCGTCTGCACCGACTGGGGACTGCTGTCGGACGCCGAGATCGCCGGCCAGCCGTTCCCCGCCCGCGCCTGGGGCGTCGAGCACCTGAGCACGCGCGAGCGGATGCTGAAGGTCTTGGACGCCGGAGCCGACCAGTTCGGCGGGGAGGCCATCCCGGACCTCCTGATCGACCTGGTCCGCAGCGGCGAGCTGCCGGAGGAGCGCCTCGACGTGTCCGCGCGTCGCCTGCTGCGCGAGAAGTTCCGGCTCGGCCTGTTCGACGCGCCGACGGTCGACCCGGCCCGCGCGGCTGCCGTGGTCGGCAACGCCGCGTTCGTCGCGGCGGGGGAGGCGGCGCAGCGCGCGTCGGTCACCCTGCTGAAGAACGAGGCGGTCCTCCCGCTCGCGCGCGGCGCGAAGGTGTTCGTGCACGGCTTCGACCCGGAGGCCGTCGCCGCCTACGCGACCGTCGTCGCCACCCCGGAGGAGGCGGACGTCGCGCTCGTGCGCCTGCACGCCCCGTACGAGCAGCGCTCGACCGTGTTCGAGAACTTCTTCCACGCCGGCTCGCTCGACTTCCCGCAGGAGACGATAGACGAGGTCCTCGCGATCGCC of Leifsonia shinshuensis contains these proteins:
- the recQ gene encoding DNA helicase RecQ, with translation MSWNTWEPDDREAPPFDEPPFDVEPPLPDFGEDPYADVPLPDGPSAAPSDGPSAAAPRTPRATPPRFASPAEALRTVFGYDSFRGQQAAIIDRVVAGGDAVVLMPTGGGKSLCYQIPSLVREGTGVVVSPLIALMQDQVDALTAVGVRAAFLNSTQDAGQRAAVERDYLAGELDILYVAPERLSSEATKRFLERGRVALFAIDEAHCVSQWGHDFRPDYLALSELADRWPDVPRIALTATATEATHRELTERLRLQDAEHFVSDFDRPNIQYRIVPKVEVRKQLLDFITGEHPGEAGIVYALSRNSVERTAEFLSGRGLTALPYHAGLDAQTRARTQARFLREDGVIVVATIAFGMGIDKPDVRFVAHIDLPKSVEGYYQETGRAGRDGLPSTTWLAYGLQDVVQQRRMIDESPGDLAHRRRLTQHLDAMLALCETVQCRRVNLLNYFGQRATPCGNCDTCLTPPETWDGTVPAQKLLSTVVRLQRERNQRFGAGHLIDILRAKRTPRVEQYGHDRLSTWGIGEDLGESQWRGVVRQLIAQELLKPEGEYGVLTLTPASAEVLSGGREVVLRREPERAARSSRGGRSVAAADLAPADAGLFEALRAWRAGEAKTQGVPAYIVFGDATLRAVAAARPTSLAELDGISGIGAKKKETYGEALLEVVAGEG
- a CDS encoding MarR family transcriptional regulator, producing MQGERDHSGRPTTGDDDVPGRLALAVGRLNRRIRSATGGLSHGQLSALSTIVRRGPLRPSEIAAIEIVAAPTITRVVSDLEARGLVERSPDPADGRSFFVSGTQAGNDLLLAARSDRARAVAAILAELSPEDLAAVQAALPALEQAAQTHPAVET
- a CDS encoding EamA family transporter; translation: MPAAILGLLSALVYGSADFVGGVAARAIGPLRTTALGAVGGLALLLLALPFVGGVWSASAVGWGAVSGAVGSLAVALLYACLAIGPMSILSPLTALVSALVPMVWGLVGGDRFAPIGYVALGLALVAVVLVGFVPERGAVRPSARALGMAVAAGALIGVFLILLDQTPADSGLVPLVANRTVNAAIMWTIVGVLALRGATRRLPRRGALLALGSGLLDASANVLILLGLRAGDLTTMSVLVALYPAGTIVLAAVVLRERIAPVQWVGLVLAVVAAALLAVA
- a CDS encoding amino acid permease, whose protein sequence is MSTPQHDPADDLENRREHLGDLSQAVQDFSSEQEGYHKALSSRQLQMIAIGGAIGTGLFLGAGGRLQQGGPLLVLVYAVCGFFAFLVLRALGELVLHRPSSGSFVSYAREFYGEKMAYVAGWMYFLNWAMTAIVDSTAVALYVKYWQLFSSVPQWLLALIALVVVVSLNLISVKVFGEMEFWFAIIKVGALVAFLVVGIVVLSAGWPTDQGPTGLAMLAQNGWLLPHGVATIGMAIVLVQGVVFAYAGVELVGIAAGETENPEKIMPRAINSVVFRIAVFYCGSVLLLALLLPASVYSGSESPFVTFFSHLGGPQLSAIVGSVMNFVVLTAALSSLNAGMYSTGRILHSMAQTGAAPAFTARMNARGVPYGGILLTACIGVLGVFLNLIVPAEAFNIVLNVASLGIVTSWAMIILCQMQLRRWALQGKLARPSFRLFGAPFTAYLTLAFLATVIVLMAFDYPTGTYTVASLVIIIPLLILGWYAQRSRILAIAQSREGYTGAHPVIAARRPRQPRNER
- a CDS encoding MFS transporter; this translates as MARTGIFSKDHPHYRWVALSNTTLGMLMATINSSIVIISLPAIFTGVKLNPLEPGNVSYLLWMLMGYMLVTAVLVVMFGRMGDQYGRVRIYNLGFVIFTVAAIALCLDPFSGGPGAMWLIAWRFVQGVGGAMLFANSTAILTDAFPANKRGFALGLNQVAAIAGSFIGLILGGVLAEIDWRAVFFVSVPFGIIGTIWSYKSLHEVGQKNPGRIDWLGNVTFAIGLIALLTGITYGIQPYGGSSQGWGNPWVLGAIIGGILLLIAFVVIELKVPSPMFDMRLFKIRAFSSGIFAGFLAAIGRGGLQFMLIIWLQGIWLPLHGYSYESTPLWAGIYMLPITIGFLIAGPISGALSDRFGSRAFATVGLVLVAATFVGLLLIPVNFEYWQFALLTGLNGIGSGLFSSPNRTAIMNSVPANERGSASGMAGVALNAGSSLSIGIFFSLMIAGLSVALPTALTTGLTSHGVPQNVAAQIGATPPVGSLFAAFLGYNPIASLLGPTGLLQSPHVDAATLTGKEFFPQLISGPFHDGLVVVFIAAAVMSIIGAIASFLGGSKYVHEEAVAAARPALVEGEEVGAGRA